ttacaCAGGACGTACATTTCTTCATGAGAGAAAAACTGGCAGATTTTGTTACAAAAATATCTTTCTTCTACTAATTCCATCATCTTGCCCAGATAAATAAGGCACAAATATCAGTCGCTAAGAAAAAGGGTCGAATAATTCAATACATGTATATGTAAATGTGGAATTGGTTATCGCGGAACTCCTTTAGAGTAATAGGTTTCTCGGTGCTTATACGTGACTACTCGTTGGTGTCCATTACGGTTTATGGTCTTAAATTCACCAAACCGGACCACTAAGATAATCAAACATCTAAATCGATTGTATTTAGTAAGACAAATTCTTTAATAGGAACATACTATACAAACTGTTGTCGAAATGTTAAGTGGGTTAGGTAAATTAGTATTTCGATTTTTTCAGCAAGCCCGGGCGCCAGTACAGTGGATGTGTTTCTTCCgtctgaaaaataaaacataagtGATTGATTCATCCACAAAGTAAATGCTGATAGTGTGGAATGAAGCTTAGTTAAGAAAAATTTTTAGATCTCGTTTTTAAACGTTGGACAGCAACTGCGTGTTCCAACTACCTTAGTCAACCAAATTTCAGCTTCAGCAACTGATTTGCTGTTTTGAAACTGCATTTAGCCTCAACATAACCCACTTGGTGATTCAATTATATAAAGCAAATGTTCAGAGGACAGCGTTGGAGTAGCCTGTTTGCACAGTGGATACTAGCACTTCGACATAGATAAGCCACTGTGGCAAAGGTCGAGCGGTCGTCTTTATCCAGACAATCAGAAAGCAACACAGGACCTGAAGAACATGTCCCTCCTAACTACCATATTTATCAACCACAGGGATGAATACCAAGGGAATGGTAAACAAGTCAGTTATGTAGCGTTCCCCTTTGTAAGGTTATGTGTATGAAATGTGTCCTCATCGTATACGATCAAACCAACAATTTGAAAATATATGTTTTTGCATTCCACTCTGTTATTCTCAAAGTTATGAAAAATGCTACACGACAGTAAGTATAGGATGCTGAAAAAACAGGATCCTCACCACTTCGAGTTGTGTTGATACTCGTAACCAATCCACTGAAACGGATATTACAGATTCCTTATTTCGATAACTGATTATACTGTGATGCTTATTGACTGCAAGTTAGATGTTTTTCCACTGTGTGACTAAGAACCCTGAGGAAAAATTATGCGAATTTCGTGAGGAAAGATTTTACGGAAGTAGTCACATTTAAAATACTTATTGAAAACAGTTACAGACAACTTGAAGTGGAGTgttaagattatatatatatatatatatatattaatgagTAACTACTGTCTCCGCGTCTGTATATACTACTTTCATTCTAGGCTCTCAAATTCAGCATAACTGTAGTCCAGTAGGATGCAGGTCAAGTTATTATGAAAGTATGCAATTTAGATAACAACAAAAAGCACAATTACCGCTGATTCATCTTCTTTGAAGATCTTTATTGATTTGTCTGCTTCACAGGATACCAAGCGAGATCCACTACGATCAAATGCTAAAGCAAATACCCCAGCTTCAGAATCGATGCTGCCAGGCTGAACTTGAGCTTGAAGACGCTGAAAGTTATACCCAGATTTCCAATCCCAAAAGTGAACACTGCCATTATCGCCTGAAGTAAACAGAAAAACCAATGGCAGAGCTCAATCACTTGACCgagaaatatatgaaatagACTAAAAACTATTTAAATGACCAATACGTACACAATGATTCTATTAGGAGTTGATTTCAATAAACTACTGGAAAAAAGGTATGCATATGAAAACTAGTAAGTACCTCCACTGACGACCACATTATCTTGGTTAACAGTGATGGCATTAATGATAGCATTATGTCCAGATAGATTCTGAAGAAAGACACCATTGGGGAGTTTCCATTGTTTTATATTATCTGGTGATCCAGAAACAAATGCATTCCTGAAAGATAAGAAGGCATTCAAACATCAAATAAAACTTAagttatgaaataaattaactacAACGATTTTCTATCTAAGAGATGATTAATTTACGAACACAGCAAAAAGACACGGGTGTTTTAGTTGTAAAGTTACTTATTGTAACTCAATGGATAACTCTTAGTATCTGCGGTACTGCGATGCAAGAACATACTAATATCTTAATTAAAACAGAATAGAAGTCCTGAATCCTGGCCAAGCAGCTATGAAGCATAGCCAAAATGTAGAACACTAGTATGAAGAGCCAACATGATTACAAAAATGAAGTTTCAAAAACGGGGGGTTCCCATACGTTgcactattgaaaaccaggaagaaaACTAGCAAACAATCTTAATGCGACCCTGATTTTAGTCTAATGTTATAAGTGACCACACTAAATTTGCGTTTAAACAAGTAGAAAATTAAAAGTCAAACCCCTAAGGAACTTACTGAGTTGGATGGATACATACAGCTCGGACAGATTTCTTGTGATTTGTCAGACAGGCTATGGTACGTCCTGCCGCCAAGTCCCAAAGGCGGACGGTCGCATCATGTGACCCAGTAATCACTTGAGGATCAGATTCTTGACAACGTACTGTTGCTACTGTGTTCGAATGTCCTGTTAGAGTATGAACATTGACCTGAAATAGAGGTTAACAGTTAACAACTTATTACGCAAAGGGAAGGAATTCTTTTTCAAAAGCGAAACTACTTAGAATCCATTGTTATCAGAATAGTAGGATATAATCTCGAATCGATTGATAAAAAGTATATCTTTTCAGTTGGTTATCTTTAATTACGAAACTAATTGTAGCGGCTTTTCACAACATAACCCGTTGCGCAAAGAAAAGGATGACAGACGTATGTGTTACCAAAATGAAAACTATAGAATGAAGCTTTCCAAAAAATAACATAATTACCTAGCATGTACGAACTAGGGGTGTTTTTTCGAGAAAACATTGTCCCTTTACAAAGACTTTGTGTTCTAGCGATAAAATTGTAAAAGACAGAGGCAATGTTATGTAACCTTGAAAGTTACAAAAAGGCTGACTAACTTGACCAGTTGTTTCTTAAACTCCACAACCATCtttcaatgtttgtttatttatttatttaaacacatacatattggtacaaaagggtaccagatacatatgcgccacacaaaataatgaaagtaggaagagaagggatgaaaagataaggcggactgaagtgtacaaccagaagactctttcagttaagaaagttagaaccactctttatgaagaaagtaaaagaaggttacagcaggatcgccactggcttctattctgagccatatctgataacgtctctagccactgtgttgcaccatctctcggaccccagccagggagtcgtgaaggaccaacagaagctagccctttgcagctttctttcatgccacgataccatgtcatacactgacctcctctccgctttttccaaccagtcccagagtcggcaaataatgcacgacgtggaattctctgggacgacattcgtagaacatgtccaagccaccgaagtcggtgtttcaagatggcgacaccaattgaattatcgtctctgcgcccaaacacacgatgccgaacctctgcattactaacatggtgttgccactggatgtcagcaatccttcggagacaacgatgatcgaacacagagagtcgtctaacatcctcaactcggagaggccaggtttcacaagcatagagcaaaactgctctcaccgacgcgttgtagatccgaccttttacagccagactaacatcacgaaggcgccaaagatggcccataTTGGCacaagccgctctggctttcattatacgtgcatcaatctcatcactcacgccaccaccagcacttatatagctacctagatacacgaacttctcaactacttcaatctgctcaccatccagggtgagaatcctgccagtcttgtaggagtactttgcacttggagggtgcaaagcacatgccgtacctgcggacactgattgccaactgattaagtgctgattgcatgccttgggcattatcgcacagtaagacaatatcatccgcatactcaaggtcgagaagtcgttctccaggcaacatatccacaccgccattacttacatccaccagagctgtttccaggatgtcgtcgatggcaaagttgaagaggaatggtgagatcgggcaaccctgcctaaccccactgctcgaatggaacaagggagaaaggtagttgtatgccctcactctgcctgagatgttcgtatacagggcctttaagatgttaatgaacttctcaggcacacccttcttcaatggacaatcccagagaacagtcctgtccaacgaatcaaaggcagccctgatatcaagaaacactacgattgttggcctgcgataagtatgacggtgttctaacatttggcggagggtgaagatgtgatcaatgcatcctcgaccagaacgaaaaccagcctgctcctcgcgagtcaatcgttctcgggttttaaacaacctacgaagaatggtagaagccaatagtttggacgcaatcggaagtagacttatccctcgatagttattacaggaacaacgtgagtcctttttaaagatagggacgaatatcgactcattccatgatgttgaaacactttctagctcccaaacctttgcaaacaacaccgtcagttccttagccagaaagtcaccaccatctttaaaaagagctggagCCGGTGATTTGTAgtgtttcaagagttggagttccttgcggacttccgcctcatttggtggatcagtcgtcaccggccatagggggcaggacaaactggttgatgttgccggagcagcaggccagttgaactgcccttcgaaaaattccgcccatcgtccaagacgtcgagagttgttagtgattggcatcccgtcatcctcgtagattgtttcactcgcaccagacttcttgctgccagtggctcggatgagttggaagagcttccggcagttaccagatgcagctgctgcttccatctcattagcacgctccgaccaccaggcttctcggtccttacgcaagctttgcccgatttcattacgtaacagccttcgtttatGGTCAAGCTCACGgccacccggagtagaccgacgggcttccatcagttgtaaggagccagaagaaacccagtgcttgtaagcgggacgtttcgcgaagccgcaagcggctttactcgccattttcatggcgtcgtgaagatgcaaccaatgctcatctatacttttcgatggGATGGCAGCTAgtctagaggctagctccgcccgatacttacttgcaacagaagttgcagccagtttactaacatcgatccgttggtggtggtcaatccttcggcgactgaaaagtaaggtgagattggcgcagaccagggcatgatcagactccagataagtactccaaaaggagcggcagtcttgtacacaaccacgccagcggtagctgatcgcgatgtgatcaatctgagtccaggcttgagatgcagagggaggacgccaggtggcacaccagcgacgactgtgccggaagttagtgctagccagaaacaggttgtggtctgtgcacagttgcagcaaacggtccccgttatctgtcctgcgaccaacaagtccccatcggccacctaaacgactctcttctgtgcctagacgcccgacctgtgcattcaagtctccggctagtactacaatatctgtcgaacgcgctttctggagaagaactgttaactggtggtgaaactcatccttgattgcatccgggctgcatcTGTCGGGGCATAAGCGGAGATGATGAAAAGACACTgcttctcacgccggtttcttctcactttgatggaactttctaatctaacagcacataaccgactgttaatggggatccaatcgattagtgctacctcagctctagcgcttagtgcaacaccaacgccagcaagaccggacgaagatgccacagagtccccggataagcgcacgtgaaacaagcttttcgaagcgacagacggagagcgaatttgtagtacttcactagagtcttgaatacgggtctcggatagacaacaaacgtcaacattaagactttctaaagacatagccagccccatctgttgtccgatctgcattagtgtgcggacgttgaaggaagccagcttgaacggcgtacgtggtttcaaaaagactggttcagtattcgtaatcggtggaagcattcaatTTCAACcggacagtgactggagatcgtttagataggacagagtttccaccatgggcgaactactgcataagttggaaagaaaggatacacaatttgggaataaagggagtgaaaaagcgacgtagtaaataatagtaatgataataataataataataatgataatgtaatttgtctttcttctattaggaacgagagcagtgtagttaatgtagtgcgtcatttcatgtcatttgtttgtgggctgtgatactgcccgggtgcccaaaccgaagcaggtggttttcttagggggccacaccccgagcctttgacctaaaggtctgatccacaaggcagtggagcatcgtgaggagatacagtcacatagtagccggtgactaacggtTGGTTcgtacgtcatttgttccttcaggatactggagtccatgtgcaccattggtttggaatcagggtttcccaactccgtTTGATGGACTttgcgtgtccaccaacccggttaaagcgccggacattcgcttttcgtcctctcactttcgtaagcaacacccccgccacgagaaggcagtgagtaggacttccctggcagaggttatatattcgcgtggccatgtgagagcatttcgagagggagagcagactctccccactctcggccgtaccagggcatttgggggctaaaaaaatatggaacgcttcacgattttgcgtgtcatccttgcgcaggggccatgctaatcttctctgtatcgttccaattttagtatatgtaccgccGAAGCGAGTACGTCTTTCAATGTACACACCATCGATTTTTTCTACCGCATGTTGGAGAAGGTAGTGCTTATCAACAACAACTGACGTTTGCTAACAAACCCTTCTATTCCTTAGATTCCCTTATATTCCAGTTACCAGACTTTCTACTTGACCATGAGACAGCAGTCACCAAGTGCTTGCAAAATTCTACCTCTGGTATTTCAAAAACAACACTCCAAACTACTTATTAAACTTCAGGTGTTTTAGCCAATATAGCAGAAATGCTTCAAAACGATGAAATCTTGTGCTTCTTGTGTACGTCTTGTCTTTAAAATCGGCCGATATAGGACTCAAGCTTGATTATTCATGTGACTATATTCAACCAGTGTAAGAATCAGCACAGTTCACTCTTAGATTACCTGGGTCCTCGATGGTAATGTCTAGTGAGATTGTACTTGTTGATAGAGCATTGAATTACAAAAATAGAATAGTACACATTTGTTTGTGCTCTGCGGGAGTGATCATGACATGAACTAAGATAGAAATAAGATGTTATCTCTTCGAAGTCTCTGTTTGTGTCGAATAAATGACATTGGGTAAGACTGATAAATGACTCATTATTTCCACAGCATATGTCTGGGTTCTTAATTTTCTTTAATTCAATTACGTGTTTGTGTAAACACGGACTAACGCAACAGCTAATTTTAACTCAGAGATAAGAATGTATACAAGAACTTATCCAAGCATTTGGTGAAGCGCGAAGATTTTCGTTTAAAGATAGCCTGGTACGATTTACAGGTTTTCATAAAGACTGAAATAGAATCTGATGACCACACAAGACAAAAAGTCATGGACGGCCAAAGTATACCTGGAGATTCTGCTTGATTAATGTGTGCTTTGAAACTCATCCTTGTGTGTATAAATTAGCGAAAAGAACTTACGGCTACAGTAAAAAAGTGTGCACCATGACTGTGGGTGGCAGTCAACTAGACTACACGAAAATGAGTGAAAACGATGGTGACAAAGAGCACTGGAAAATTTTTCCGATTTATCAAGCGAATTATTGGCGAAACTGCTATTAAAAACGACTAATTCACTCTTACACCAGGTGGTTAGAACAGAAGGCAATGAAATTTAAGGGATAAACCAGTCTTAAGCTGTTTTGCGGTTTGGATGATCTACCGGAATTGTTGAGAGGTTGATTGACCCCAGCTTCCACCCATCTGAAGAGGCTTAAACGTACTGGGTTGAAAAAAGAAGCAAGCCTATGTAGGTTGGTTCTGCACATTTTTAAGAGGGATTGGTTACAATATTGATTAGGCCGACTAGGGTATTGGTTGGATTTTGAGAATCAATCAGTTTTAGCCAGGGGGATCTAGTCGCTAAAGTTTATAAGAGATAACTTTTTAATAAACGTCATGAGGTTAGTTTAATTGCTACTTTCCTCCAAAGGGCAATCGCCTAATTATCAACAATGATTCATTTGATTATAAAGAATGAAGTAACTAGCATATTAATTCGCTTATTTTAGGAGTTCTACTTGTCCTAACACATTGGTGGCTAGTAAAATCTTGCTAGGAAGAAAAAGAGAGAATTCTCATATAATGATTTATGCTAAAAAGTAAATCTGTTTTCAGAGTGCAAATAACAATGTTAATTTGAAGGAAAGATCAAACTCCTTACACTTTAACAACTTACTTTGGTTCGCATGTCCCATACTCGTGCAGTTGCATCCCGACCACAAGTAAGGACCACATCGATTGTTGGATGAATATCAATATCGTAAACAGCAGACATATGACCATGATAATGACGAATAACCTTTATATTTAAGTAAATATTATAAAGCTCATGGGTACCTTATTCTGCTCCAAATCCCAACAACGAACTGTTTTGTCTTCTCCACATGAAAATAAGTAAGGATGACGAGCACTGACAACAACACCTCTAACTGTACTTATGTGACCTGTCAGTGTCAGTTTTAATGTCCCACTAGCAAAGTCCCAAAcctagataaataaataaaagcgaATTAAATGAACTCTATACCTTGATCATTCGATCTGCTGCGCCAGTAACAAAGAAATCATTAGTAGGATCAAAAGCTACACAGCGCACCCATCCTGTGTGACCACTGACAACCTAAAAGTTTTTGGATAAAGTAAGTAGCACTAAATTACTCGACATAGTTTCCATGGTGGATGCCATGTGGGTTTGGGCATAGTAGGAGCTTTCTTTGGAAGCAGTAATTTTTCATTACCTATTTGAACTATAGAAGCGTTTTGTTCAAGTGCAGatctttaaaaatatttatcatataaacTATTGACTAACTTTGGTTTGGCCTTTTCAGATGGAACAATAGCTCCCGGTTGTGACGTGTCAGGGACATCTAAAATAGATGGGACAAACATTCACTTACTTTCTTTAGGCTTTAGTGGATTATGACCAGGCTCCTTAAGTACAGGTCCATACTGATCTTTTGCTTTGATAGCGACCTTTAATGAATTACTAAGCAGAATAATAGACAATACCAGTTATTTACCTTTTCTCATCAACTTCCGGAAGACGACTTTGATCAGCTTCAAACATATCATGTGTTCTTTTGAGAGAGCGGAAAACAAGTGTGTGTACAGAGTGGCGCTGAACCACCTAAATTTCCAACTTATGATCCTTTTTTATAGTAACTAACCTCCATTTTGCAGAATCAGGCTATTAATGAAGATGAACAGTTTATAgtgattaaaacaaataatctaCTCGACTAGTAAATGGTATAAAGATTCCAAGTGATGGTGAAATAGTTGGGACACAGTTGTAAAAGCCTACGAGTTGTTGGAGGCATTGTGATGTTTATTGTTCGTATTGCGTGCGAAACCACTTGCAATTTAAATACTGGTTTTATTCTGTGATATCAATTACTGGATTTATTGAAATCTGCACTTTTATACAGTTACTGTCGAGAACTTTAAATAGTTGTCTTAGATTAACATACTAGAAGGTGCAAAATCTGACGTTTTACTAGATCGGAAAAGTTCAATAGGAAAGTTTCACAAAGTGAAGTAACACAGTAAAACGAACTTGAATTAAGTGAATGGAAGCAATTTTTCAAGAATTCGATGAAAAATATGTCACTAAAATTTTATTGTGGCTTAAGTTAGATCGTTTGTTGATTGCTATAGAAATATACGTCCTGGCTACCCTTGTAAATAATCACTgaactcgcgttagtgaataacggaattaaagtCGAACATatgtatttcatacaatcgttgatgtAAAGACAATCAGGGAGACGCAACGAAGGAAGCGGAGAGAAATGGATAAGAGAAGGCATGTGAGCCAATTCCATTTGACTGGGTAACTcattatttatagtcagaccaaAAACAAGTTAGACGTGTGATAAGTAGGATAAGTATTACACACAGAAACGCTCACATgagaacagtcaaggttgattagtgaataattaacaaggtcaaaatgtgactctaaaagaatggataaattggtctatccggaagctagaataatccGTCTGGGCTCGACAAAGTGCTAGACAATACAACATCATTATGACTTCACAACCGCTAAAATATATTAACTGATGAACCCAATACGAATGTCTACCTCAGAGTTTACATAAACAACCAGTTACATTAAACTTAAGTGTTTTACTTCAATTCTAAAATTTAAAGGTTTTAGCTTATAATGAATGATACGAAGTTTGTCTCAATCAGTTATTGCATTTGGAGGTTTACTCCGCCCTCTCAGTAATGATAACAAACGCACTGAAATGATATCGCGAGAACAAACTAAACTTTTGCAAAGCAACAACTTAGTATAAGCTTATCACGGCGTTTGAAATATATTGAAGGTGAAAATCTAGATTGCTGAATGGTTTTACAACGCCACTTTCTAA
The genomic region above belongs to Schistosoma mansoni, WGS project CABG00000000 data, supercontig 0216, strain Puerto Rico, whole genome shotgun sequence and contains:
- a CDS encoding WD-repeat protein, putative, translating into MFEADQSRLPEVDEKSNSLKVAIKAKDQYGPVLKEPGHNPLKPKENVPDTSQPGAIVPSEKAKPKSALEQNASIVQIGNEKLLLPKKAPTMPKPTWHPPWKLCRVVSGHTGWVRCVAFDPTNDFFVTGAADRMIKVWDFASGTLKLTLTGHISTVRGVVVSARHPYLFSCGEDKTVRCWDLEQNKVIRHYHGHMSAVYDIDIHPTIDVVLTCGRDATARVWDMRTKVNVHTLTGHSNTVATVRCQESDPQVITGSHDATVRLWDLAAGRTIACLTNHKKSVRAVCIHPTQNAFVSGSPDNIKQWKLPNGVFLQNLSGHNAIINAITVNQDNVVVSGGDNGSVHFWDWKSGYNFQRLQAQVQPGSIDSEAGVFALAFDRSGSRLVSCEADKSIKIFKEDESATEETHPLYWRPGLLKKSKY